CGGTAGATTATTCGTTTTGAAAACCAGATTTCGGTTGTCGTTCGTCCCGAGCGTGCCCGTCGCACCAAAGGAATTTCCGCCTTGCAGCCAACCCAAGGTCCCCATGGTCGTCGAGATATTGATCGAGCCCGCGGTCGACGCAATGGATATGCCCGCGCCCGCCGTCAAAGTCGCTTTCGCAAGTGTTCCGCTACTACCGATGAAGATTTGTCCGTCACCGGGCGCGGTGGACCAACCCGTTCCCCCGCGCGAGATCCCGAATACGCCGCTGACGATATCGTCCGTTTCGAGCGCGCGGAACGTGGGCGCCGTGCTGCCCGTAAGCGGTCCCGCCAGCACGGACCGCGCCGACTGAGCCGCCAAATCGAATCCCAACGTTCCACCCGAAGCGATCGTTCCCGAGCTCACCGCAAAAATACCGGGAGTCCGCAAATGAACGGCGACATCCGCGCCGACGCTTCCCCATGACAAATTGCCCGAACCATCGGTCCGCAGATACGAGCCCGCGGATCCATTCGCGGCAGGCCAAATCATTTGGTAATCCGTGAAAGAATTCGGCGCGCGGAAATGAATGGCGCCGGAACTCGCACCTTTCAAATAGATGTCTTCAACATAAGCCCCCGTTCCGTTGAACGAAGACGCAAAGATATTTCCCGATCCGTCGCGCATGACCAGGGTGTTATTCACATTATTCGTGGCTGCGTTTGTCGAGATCGAGAAAACCCCCGCGCCAAGATCCAACTCAATTCCGTTACTCGACGTGAGTGGCATCGTGCCCAACGTTCCAGAGCCAATCCCCATCATCACCTGGCCAATGCCGATACTCGAAAGATCGAGCCCCGTTCCGCCGAACTGCAGCCCCAGAGTCCCCGAGGTGATTTTCTCCGCGCTGAGATTCGGAATATCCGTTGCGGCCAGCGCACGGAAGGACGGAACGCCGGACGTTCCTTGCGGCGCCGCGAACACATAGTTGTGCGTCTGCGATTTCAGAGTCAAAGAAAGGTCGCCCGAATTCACAATCGGCGAATTGCCAACGTCGAAAATATCCGTCGGAGCGCTCAGACCCACGCTGGTGACCGACCCCCCCGTGCCCCAGCCCGTATTCGGATTTTTACAGTTATTTCCGTTGATGTCGCAAATCTCGGCGGCCGCGATTTTCCCTGCCACGTGCAGAAGGCCCGACGGTGCGCTGGTGCCGATGCCGATTCCCACCGAGCCGCCGTTCAAGTAGGTCGGGCCATTGGAATCGAGGCGTATCAGCGGAGTGCCCGAGGCGGAACTCTCCGAGTGACCATAGATGTTCAGATAATTGCGGTTGGTCTCGCGGCCCATGCGGATGCTAATCTTCTCCGGCGTTCCGGTGTGGGAGAAGTCCCAGCTTCCGATACTTTGGATGTTCAAAAACTTCGTTCGCGTATATCCCGAGTTATCGTTGCCGATAATCAAAGTCGAGCCGGCATGAGTGTCTCCAACCGCGATGGCGCCCCGGACCGTCAATCGCTCCGGGATGTCGTTAGGAGCGGCGCCGATTCCGACGTTTCCATCGGCATTGATCATCATCCGTACTTGGCTGTTCGTTCCGAAGCCGAGGTGGCCCGTGGCGGACATCGTCATGAGCGACGCGGAGTGGGGACCGAGCCCACCCACCGCGTTCGAACTGTTCAGCGAGAGAATCGCGGCGGTCGCGAGGCTGTCGTTCCCCAGAAAGATCGCCGTGGCCGCAGCACTGTTATTCGAACTGTTGCGGACCGTGATGCCCTGACCGTTCGCAACGTTTGCTTGCACGTCGAAAATACTGTTGGGATTGTTCGTGCCGACGCCCACCCAGCCGTCATCATAATAAGTATTGGAGGCATTCAGTTTCCAGGGAGAAGCTCCGGTGGAGCCGGTGGAGCCTGTGGCACCTGTGGCACCTGTGGCACCTGTGGCACCTGTGGCGCCCGTTGCACCTGTGGAACCCGTTGCACCTGTGGAACCCGTTGCACCTGTGGAACCCGTTGCACCTGTGGAACCCGTTGCACCTGTGGAACCCGTTGCACCTGTGGAACCCGTCGCACCTGTGGAACCCGTTGCACCTGTGGCACCTGTTGCACCTGTGGCACCTGTTGCCTGTGGAACCCGTTGCACCTGTGGAACCCGTTGCACCTGTGGAGACCCGTCGCCTGTGGAACCCGTGCCTGGCGATTCCGTTGCACCTGTGGAACCCGTCGCACCTGTGGAACCCGTTGCACCTGTGGAACCCGTCGCACCTGTGGAACCCGTTGCACCTACTGTACCTGTAGCACCGGTCTCACCTGTTGCGCCTGTCGCACCCGTTGCGCCCGTCGCACCCGTTGCACCTGTCGCACCCGTTGCACCTGTCGCACCCGTTGCACCTGTCGCACCCGTTGCACCTGTCGCACCCGTTGCACCTGTCGCACCCGTTGCACCTGTCGCACCCGCTGTACCTGTGGCACCGGTCTCACCTGTTGCACCTGTCGCACCCGCTGTACCTGTGGCACCGGTCTCACCTGTGGCACCCGTAGCACCTGTGGCACCCGTAGCACCTGTGGCACCCGTAGCACCTGTGGCACCCGTAGCACCTGTGGCACCTGTGGCACCCGTAGCACCTGTGGCACCCGTAGCACCGGTCTCACCCGTCGCACCCGTTACACCCGTCGCACCCGTTACACCCGTCGCACCCGTCGCACCCGTTACACCCGTTACACCCGTCGCACCCGTTACACCTGTAGCACCGGTCTCACCCGTTGCACCTGTAGCACCCGTGGCACCCGTCATGCCACCGCCCGCGGGCTGGCACTCCCACTGGGTCGTGCTCTGATTCCATTGCAAAACGTCCCCGTCCGCACCACAGTTGAAAGGCAGCGCCTGCTTCAAGCCAACATCGTAGCCCAACAGCTGCGTGGCGGTCCCCGGCGTACCGTAAGTCAGATAATCCTCCGCCACTCGTCCGCCCAATTTTTCCGAGTCCACGGCTTGGTAATAGGGTTCGACTTCCTGGCGATCGACTTCCACAAACGCGGCGGAGCCGATCTTCACGCTGACCACGATGTCGCGTTTACGCAGAGCCGAAATCGTGTGAGGTCCGCCGGTCGCCGCGCCCGTCACCGGATCACGGCAAGTCGCGACCACATCTTTCGCCGAGCTCAACGCGTCTTGGACGTTCGCGACGGCCATGAACTGATCGGCATTTTGCAAAACGCCACCGTCGATGCGGATCGAAAAGTTGCCGTCGATGTCGGTCGTGACGGATTGCGTGTTGCGATAAAGATAGCAGGTGTTCGCCTTGATCTCGATTCGCGCGCTGATCGGGCCGGCATAGGGTTGACCGCTCGAATCGAACAGACGCCCCGAGTAGACCATCTGCGTATCTTCGGCCGGGGCCGCGAACACCGCGAAGCTCGTGAACATGGACAAAAGCAACGGGATCAGGCGGATCATTGCACGACCCCCTGAACTTGGATTTGCACCGAGGTGGTCCCGTCCGTCAGCGTGGCCGCGCGGATCGGTTGCGATTCAAGCTTTCCGCCTTGCACGCTGAATCCACCCGACAGGGTTTTCACCTTGCCGCCCAAGCGATTCAGACCGATCGAGCCGACCGCGAAGAAGCCGCGCACGACCCGTTTGAGTTTGAAAATCGTCGGCGTCGTCAGCCCGAAGTTCGAACGACCACGAAG
Above is a genomic segment from Pseudobdellovibrionaceae bacterium containing:
- a CDS encoding tail fiber domain-containing protein, whose translation is MIRLIPLLLSMFTSFAVFAAPAEDTQMVYSGRLFDSSGQPYAGPISARIEIKANTCYLYRNTQSVTTDIDGNFSIRIDGGVLQNADQFMAVANVQDALSSAKDVVATCRDPVTGAATGGPHTISALRKRDIVVSVKIGSAAFVEVDRQEVEPYYQAVDSEKLGGRVAEDYLTYGTPGTATQLLGYDVGLKQALPFNCGADGDVLQWNQSTTQWECQPAGGGMTGATGATGATGETGATGVTGATGVTGVTGATGATGVTGATGVTGATGETGATGATGATGATGATGATGATGATGATGATGATGATGATGETGATGTAGATGATGETGATGTAGATGATGATGATGATGATGATGATGATGATGATGATGATGATGATGATGETGATGTVGATGSTGATGSTGATGSTGATGSTGATESPGTGSTGDGSPQVQRVPQVQRVPQATGATGATGATGATGSTGATGSTGATGSTGATGSTGATGSTGATGSTGATGSTGATGATGATGATGATGATGSTGSTGASPWKLNASNTYYDDGWVGVGTNNPNSIFDVQANVANGQGITVRNSSNNSAAATAIFLGNDSLATAAILSLNSSNAVGGLGPHSASLMTMSATGHLGFGTNSQVRMMINADGNVGIGAAPNDIPERLTVRGAIAVGDTHAGSTLIIGNDNSGYTRTKFLNIQSIGSWDFSHTGTPEKISIRMGRETNRNYLNIYGHSESSASGTPLIRLDSNGPTYLNGGSVGIGIGTSAPSGLLHVAGKIAAAEICDINGNNCKNPNTGWGTGGSVTSVGLSAPTDIFDVGNSPIVNSGDLSLTLKSQTHNYVFAAPQGTSGVPSFRALAATDIPNLSAEKITSGTLGLQFGGTGLDLSSIGIGQVMMGIGSGTLGTMPLTSSNGIELDLGAGVFSISTNAATNNVNNTLVMRDGSGNIFASSFNGTGAYVEDIYLKGASSGAIHFRAPNSFTDYQMIWPAANGSAGSYLRTDGSGNLSWGSVGADVAVHLRTPGIFAVSSGTIASGGTLGFDLAAQSARSVLAGPLTGSTAPTFRALETDDIVSGVFGISRGGTGWSTAPGDGQIFIGSSGTLAKATLTAGAGISIASTAGSINISTTMGTLGWLQGGNSFGATGTLGTNDNRNLVFKTNNLPRMHLSSSGKIGIGTQSPEGNLHLEATDDSPSIYLRNNSSTSEKYPNVRVDNYKGSVAGLTGGAAVILGSARGNVSSPAAVKKDDLLGVVDFLGSASSTVGDWSKAGVVMFMAEDDWTSTSSPGFFSVYTTPAGTRSEVERMRVTGSGNVGIGTFAPSGRLHVAGGEIVAGPVAAGAGNSGRLQLRELATNGTNGVSLRASDAMAANYTLTLPSAVGANGQFLATDASGNLSWAPNPIQTPAGSNGQLQFNSNGTLGASNGLSWSDTNNRLTISSVDHQIVLKSASDANWAETVYLNSSGTEVGAIGYGDVNVPIVKSRNIVFMDTYNNATALRLGTDQKERLRIQGTGEIQIAADGSNTGQLRFMDADESNYVTLRAPNTIATNVSFVLPATSGLTGQVLQTNGSGVLSWTTAAAGDFRRDGSVAMTGVLTAATGSVTAPSIRFAPDNNTGFYHTGTSHTLGFSANGVSKFLFDHNGLYSPLMSGPMVRSESLGPATPAFTFQGNSLTGMYSPSTGVTAFSSEGVMRFAIKPLSIHIPAGTLQTVGPVAGDIAIDSADGNNLKFYTGTVWKSAGLVRFSETYSDLVPNDTVPAAGLVANGAPVNIDVAITPKGNGALLAQASNNASSGGNKRGMKAVDFQLVRGSAAQVASGNYSTIVGGLQNTASGYAATVAGGHSNSAVGQYSIVAGGMAGQGNGSYSFVAGGQGNVADGDNSFAANFASKASTFSQSTFGRYNIDILGNATTWVATDPLFVIGNGSGAGSRSNAVTIFKNGNVDIGSAAPDPSGEKLSVAGNVKAVAFISTSDERMKMDIHPAPGLSAIRQLAGKQYRWRSNGDGDAGVIAQEVERVFPDAVRTDANGYKAVKYNYLLAPLIEAVKELDVRCEISREQLERRISDLESKNHSLEEKNRQLEERLLRLERAAGLAE